From the Flavimarina sp. Hel_I_48 genome, one window contains:
- a CDS encoding response regulator transcription factor: MKFLIAEDEIELQQAIVKYLQRDNHLCEVASDYRQASEKLDIYEYDIVILDINLVSGSGLDLLKKLKKQDKDCGVIIISANSALDDKLKGLDLGADDYLTKPFHLAELNSRVKAILRRGKFGGSNSVTFREIRLETASRTAYVNECPIGLTKREYDLLLFFITNQNRVLSKSIIAEHLWGDDSDMLDNFDFVYVHVNNLRKKLTKVGAKYLQTAYGTGYKFMED; the protein is encoded by the coding sequence ATGAAATTTTTAATTGCGGAAGACGAAATAGAATTACAACAGGCCATCGTTAAATATCTCCAACGGGACAATCACCTGTGTGAGGTGGCCTCTGACTACCGTCAAGCCTCCGAAAAACTTGACATCTATGAATATGATATAGTGATTCTGGATATCAACCTGGTGAGCGGCAGTGGACTGGACCTGCTAAAAAAGCTTAAAAAGCAAGATAAAGATTGCGGGGTAATCATTATTTCCGCCAACAGTGCTCTTGACGATAAGTTAAAGGGACTGGATCTTGGTGCGGATGATTACCTGACAAAGCCCTTTCATCTGGCTGAGCTGAACTCACGGGTCAAAGCAATTTTGAGGCGCGGAAAGTTTGGTGGTAGCAACTCCGTAACTTTTAGGGAGATCAGGCTTGAGACCGCATCACGCACAGCTTATGTAAATGAATGTCCTATAGGCCTTACGAAGCGGGAATATGACCTGTTGCTTTTTTTTATAACAAATCAGAACCGTGTACTATCCAAGAGCATCATTGCCGAGCATCTGTGGGGAGATGACAGCGATATGTTGGACAATTTTGACTTTGTCTATGTGCATGTCAACAACCTCAGGAAAAAACTAACAAAGGTAGGGGCTAAATATCTACAAACAGCCTATGGTACCGGTTATAAATTTATGGAAGATTAA
- a CDS encoding VTT domain-containing protein gives MNTILDFFLHLDTHLFAMIVDYGPWVYAILFSFIFIETGLVVMPFLPGDSLLFAAGTFCAGVQNSSGETAGLSLWIVVLILILAAVLGDSLNYYLGKTIGLKILKWKVAGKQIVNQKSIDKTRYFFEKQGSKAIIIARFVPIVRTFAPFVAGIGAMHYGKFIQFNIIGGVAWVFFLVLTGYFFGNLPFIKNNFEYVILGIVVLSLIPMAIDIIRSKSK, from the coding sequence ATGAACACAATACTTGATTTTTTCCTTCATCTGGACACTCATCTTTTTGCCATGATCGTGGATTATGGGCCTTGGGTATATGCTATCCTTTTTTCCTTCATATTCATCGAGACCGGCCTGGTGGTAATGCCCTTCCTTCCGGGGGATTCACTACTGTTTGCCGCTGGAACATTCTGCGCTGGGGTGCAAAACAGTTCTGGGGAAACCGCAGGGCTCAGCTTATGGATCGTTGTACTTATACTTATATTAGCAGCGGTTCTGGGTGATAGCCTTAACTATTACCTCGGAAAGACTATTGGTCTGAAAATATTGAAATGGAAAGTCGCAGGAAAACAAATCGTTAATCAGAAAAGCATTGACAAGACCCGGTATTTTTTTGAAAAGCAAGGTTCGAAGGCCATAATCATTGCTCGCTTTGTACCCATTGTTAGGACATTCGCACCATTTGTAGCCGGTATTGGAGCTATGCACTATGGTAAGTTTATTCAGTTTAATATTATTGGAGGTGTTGCGTGGGTATTTTTTTTAGTCTTGACCGGCTATTTTTTTGGAAATCTTCCCTTTATAAAAAATAATTTTGAATACGTGATCCTAGGTATTGTAGTATTGTCCTTAATACCCATGGCCATTGATATTATTCGAAGTAAATCGAAGTAA